One Helianthus annuus cultivar XRQ/B chromosome 12, HanXRQr2.0-SUNRISE, whole genome shotgun sequence genomic region harbors:
- the LOC110893069 gene encoding uncharacterized protein LOC110893069, with translation MARTKEKAGSSSSSSKGKGKQKEQPSKKRQYMGRVSESESEGEEEEMELDPSDKPVWNSGSLDDQPEIWQPTLYNDCMNKLKNKAAAFICEKEVDEPQFGQFGVFAKFRALGWEGALKCFDKDKSNLFMTEIQEWMATLKCHNFNKPSQMKLIGMVHGVPVEMSFDTLKKLGKYDSLPAKEYMIPTLDDLLLKPEKHVRWNDMLADLFLPGRYSGVLYRKNLKIEAKLLHTICLLNVIPRRGDKEQVRFPEIPVLYSLMHGSPRFPIRYLIMHHLWICQNKYGRDIVPYCRIITGLMKQQKALTSEDRGLTKRHQPFTLDWLGNVWTYTQSERYHKLKSEGQRWRALKLGARELLPGEPDEPESDEELVPSGDEDYADEPQGGANVGFGVFGGGHGGTFYDYAQQPYEPGWAYSGSMQEVIESQRPPASIFDTWSGPERTLYDQNTRNSASIERSLKHSFDRNESWNRAKRWIKGSFGGFGGERVERRTKETTKETKQLTTVNYGPAVIYGKHGFGIFLHRNTGSPCRKGIMSPVNYGGAVIYGGACEQKV, from the exons CGAAGAAGAAGAGATGGAGTTAGACCCAAGTGATAAGCCGGTGTGGAATTCGGGGTCGTTGGATGATCAACCCGAAATTTGGCAGCCAACACTTTACAACGATTGTATGAACAAATTGAAAAACAAGGCTGCCGCGTTTATTTGTGAGAAAGAAGTTGATGAGCCCCAATTCGGTCAGTTCGGGGTGTTTGCTAAGTTTCGTGCTTTGGGCTGGGAAGGAGCGCTCAAGTGTTTTGACAAAGATAAGAGTAATCTGTTTATGACTGAGATTCAGGAGTGGATGGCAACACTTAAATGTCACAACTTCAACAAGCCATCACAAATGAAGTTGATCGGGATGGTACATGGGGTGCCGGTTGAGATGTCATTCGACACGTTGAAGAAGCTGGGAAAGTATGACAGTCTCCCGGCTAAGGAGTACATGATTCCCACGCTTGATGATTTATTGCTCAAACCAGAGAAGCACGTGAGATGGAACGACATGTTAGCGGATTTGTTTTTGCCCGGTAGGTACAGTGGTGTGTTATACCGGAAGAATTTGAAGATAGAAGCCAAACTGTTGCATACAATCTGCCTGCTTAATGTCATTCCAAGAAGAGGCGATAAAGAACAGGTGAGGTTTCCAGAGATACCTGTTCTGTATTCATTGATGCATGGGTCCCCACGCTTTCCAATACGCTACCTGATTATGCACCATTTGTGGATATGCCAGAACAAATACGGAAGAGACATCGTCCCGTACTGTCGCATCATAACGGGTTTGATGAAACAGCAGAAGGCACTCACATCCGAAGACCGAGGTTTGACGAAAAGGCACCAGCCTTTTACTTTGGATTGGTTGGGAAACGTTTGGACGTATACTCAGTCTGAACGTTATCACAAGTTGAAATCAGAGGGTCAACGGTGGAGGGCATTGAAATTGGGTGCAAGGGAGTTGTTACCGGGAGAGCCGGATGAGCCGGAAAGCGATGAAGAGTTGGTTCCTAGTGGGGACGAGGATTATGCGGACGAGCCGCAGGGTGGTGCAAATGTTGGTTTTGGGGTTTTTGGTGGTGGTCATGGTGGTACGTTCTACGACTACGCGCAGCAACCGTATGAACCGGGGTGGGCTTATAGTGGTTCAATGCAAGAGGTGATCGAGAGCCAACGCCCTCCGGCGTCCATTTTTGATACTTGGTCGGGGCCGGAGAGGACGTTGTATGATCAAAACACGAGGAATAGTGCAAGCATAGAGCGGTCGTTAAAACATAGCTTCGATCGCAATGAGTCATGGAACC gagctaaaagatggaTAAAAGGCAGTTTTGGAGGCTTTGGTGGAGAACGGGTCGAGAGGAGAACAAAAGAAACAACAAAGGAGACAAAGCAGCtgactaccgtaaattacggtcctgccgtaatttacggtaaacaTGGATTTGGCATTTTTCTTCACCGTAACACAGGCTCTCCATGCCGTAAAGGAATTATGTCccccgtaaattacggtggagccgtaatttacggtggagcctgcgAGCAAAAAGTGTAA